One part of the Buchnera aphidicola (Ceratovacuna keduensis) genome encodes these proteins:
- a CDS encoding 3-hydroxyacyl-ACP dehydratase FabZ family protein — protein MTNYNNFLSFSPYKNPMLLIDKIIYIKKNVFIKSFKTIKKNDFFLKRHFFRNINLVYPGVLILEFLHQSSLMLIYKSEKFNSCKMFYLAKIKYAKFFFPIVYKDNLFGKVNIIKKILNMYIFDGKIIVRNKIACHSIFSCIIK, from the coding sequence ATGACAAATTATAATAATTTTTTAAGTTTTTCTCCATATAAAAATCCAATGCTATTGATAGATAAAATAATATATATTAAAAAAAATGTTTTTATAAAATCTTTTAAAACTATTAAAAAAAATGATTTTTTTTTAAAAAGACATTTTTTTAGAAATATAAATTTAGTTTATCCTGGTGTTTTAATTTTAGAATTTTTGCATCAATCTTCTTTAATGTTAATTTATAAAAGTGAAAAATTTAATAGTTGTAAAATGTTCTACTTAGCTAAAATAAAATATGCAAAATTTTTTTTTCCTATTGTTTATAAAGATAATTTATTTGGAAAAGTAAATATTATAAAAAAAATTTTAAATATGTATATATTTGATGGTAAAATAATTGTTAGAAATAAAATTGCTTGTCATTCAATATTTTCATGTATTATAAAATAA
- a CDS encoding ribosome-recycling factor, which yields MIICINSFKKKIDSIRAGLASASLVENILIEYYGKKIFLNKISRIIVHNNRTLKISLFDKFLNNNVVKSILKSNIGLSTYIKNDNIFVSVPFLTKEKRIKLIKFVYKEGENAKINIRIVRRDINTKFNNMYLDKQIDKDSKYRIEKIIQNLTNDFVKKIDNILTYKKIDLENT from the coding sequence ATGATTATTTGTATTAATTCTTTTAAAAAAAAAATAGATTCTATAAGAGCTGGTTTAGCTAGTGCTTCTCTTGTAGAAAATATTTTAATAGAATATTATGGTAAAAAAATTTTTTTAAACAAAATTTCTAGAATTATTGTTCATAATAATAGAACTTTAAAAATAAGTTTATTTGATAAATTTTTAAATAATAATGTAGTAAAATCAATTTTAAAATCTAATATTGGTTTAAGTACTTATATAAAAAATGATAATATATTTGTTTCTGTCCCTTTTTTAACAAAAGAAAAAAGAATAAAATTAATAAAATTTGTGTATAAAGAAGGAGAAAATGCAAAAATTAATATTAGAATTGTTAGAAGAGATATTAATACAAAATTCAATAATATGTATTTAGATAAACAAATTGATAAAGATAGTAAATATAGAATAGAAAAAATTATACAAAATTTAACAAATGATTTTGTAAAAAAAATTGATAATATATTAACCTATAAAAAAATTGATTTAGAGAACACTTAA
- the tsf gene encoding translation elongation factor Ts, which translates to MKNISYSTIKKLRKITGIGILECKNEIINTKGNIEEAIFNLRKKGAIKAEEKKINKTYNGIILSHSKNNFGVILEIKCQTDFVSKGKYFKKFGKKILKYSIQNCCKDINEIKKKFEKDRIELLNKVNENILINKFYYISGETVYSYVHSDRIGVLISTYNKNNYKSLNIDKNVLKKISMHIVAKKPKYLKFEDIPKEIVKKEIIIHSELTKKLQKPTKYFNKIVKGKVRKFFSKIILMEQDFAIDEKKNVEQFTKENNIILKNFVRLEI; encoded by the coding sequence ATGAAAAATATTTCTTATAGTACAATTAAAAAATTAAGAAAAATAACTGGAATAGGAATTTTGGAATGCAAAAATGAAATAATAAATACTAAAGGTAATATAGAAGAAGCAATTTTTAATTTAAGAAAAAAAGGTGCTATAAAAGCAGAAGAAAAAAAAATAAATAAAACTTATAACGGAATTATACTTTCTCATTCAAAAAATAATTTTGGCGTAATTTTAGAAATAAAATGTCAAACAGATTTTGTTTCTAAAGGAAAATATTTTAAAAAATTTGGAAAAAAAATATTGAAATATTCTATACAAAATTGTTGTAAAGATATAAATGAAATAAAAAAAAAATTTGAAAAAGATAGAATTGAACTTTTAAATAAAGTTAATGAAAATATTTTAATTAATAAATTTTATTATATTTCAGGAGAAACTGTATATAGTTATGTTCATTCTGATAGAATAGGAGTTTTAATATCTACATATAACAAAAATAATTATAAAAGTTTAAATATAGATAAAAATGTTTTAAAAAAAATTTCTATGCATATAGTAGCAAAAAAACCTAAATATTTAAAATTTGAAGATATTCCAAAAGAAATTGTTAAAAAAGAAATTATAATTCATTCAGAACTAACTAAAAAGTTACAAAAACCTACAAAATATTTTAATAAAATAGTAAAAGGAAAAGTTAGAAAATTTTTTTCAAAAATAATTTTAATGGAACAAGATTTTGCTATAGATGAAAAAAAAAATGTAGAACAGTTTACAAAAGAAAATAATATTATATTAAAAAATTTTGTAAGATTAGAGATTTAA